From the Desulfosarcina sp. BuS5 genome, one window contains:
- a CDS encoding putative transposase, whose translation MGSTLLIEDKIPFVTWEKHVDSKKLKELDDDCFNESFEMNNKKYRIFEGEKTFTLEENGKTKTFELRKIYLWNQTSNRRTCCLAWDDGRPITTLQCAQAILNRWGASENTFKHLHDRHPFHYHPGFKTLDSDKQLIANPAIKSIEKEIKTVRKKLDKKHKKNSRTKEVLNKDGSRRENSLKACLESGISQLEAELTKLLNEKKQLPEKVDVSTLEDYNSFKKIDNEGKNLFDFVTASLWNARKDMTDWLLCHYPNENEYVDLFYAITQSHGWIKSEADRVVVRLEPFQQPSRRKAQEQFCKRLNALSAYIPIGKILQIEVGSSPI comes from the coding sequence ATGGGGAGTACCTTACTTATTGAAGATAAAATTCCCTTTGTTACTTGGGAAAAACACGTTGATTCAAAAAAACTCAAGGAGTTAGATGATGATTGTTTTAACGAATCCTTTGAGATGAACAACAAAAAATACCGCATTTTCGAGGGTGAAAAGACCTTCACCCTGGAGGAAAATGGTAAAACTAAAACCTTTGAACTCAGGAAAATTTATCTTTGGAATCAGACCAGCAACCGTCGGACATGCTGTCTTGCATGGGATGACGGCAGACCTATAACTACTCTTCAATGCGCACAAGCTATATTGAACCGCTGGGGTGCCTCTGAAAATACATTTAAACACCTCCATGACAGGCATCCTTTTCATTATCACCCCGGCTTTAAAACATTAGATAGCGATAAACAGCTTATAGCAAATCCTGCTATCAAATCCATTGAGAAAGAAATTAAGACCGTACGTAAAAAGCTTGATAAAAAGCATAAAAAAAATTCAAGGACTAAGGAAGTTTTAAACAAAGATGGCTCAAGGCGCGAAAACAGCTTGAAAGCCTGTTTAGAATCAGGAATAAGCCAGTTAGAGGCAGAGCTCACAAAGCTCCTCAATGAGAAAAAACAACTGCCTGAAAAGGTGGATGTTTCTACTCTTGAGGATTATAATTCCTTTAAGAAGATTGATAATGAAGGAAAAAATCTTTTTGATTTTGTTACAGCTTCATTATGGAATGCGCGTAAGGATATGACTGACTGGTTATTGTGTCATTACCCGAATGAAAATGAATATGTGGACTTGTTTTATGCCATCACTCAGTCTCATGGATGGATCAAATCTGAAGCAGACAGAGTGGTTGTCCGATTGGAGCCTTTTCAACAACCAAGCCGCCGAAAAGCGCAGGAACAATTTTGTAAAAGATTGAATGCATTAAGCGCCTATATTCCGATTGGAAAAATATTACAGATTGAAGTTGGTTCGTCACCTATTTAA
- a CDS encoding IS3 family transposase (programmed frameshift): protein MGKIRKNYSASFKAKVALETVKKEKTISQLSSEYGVHSNQINQWRKRLLEELPDIFSKKRQKKEKDAEEFQAELYQQIGQLKVELDWLKKKLTFSIDIKRQYIEPNHSLIPVMRQCDLLGINRSTYYYQSCKDESYNLALMRLIDEEYTRYPFYGVEKMTAVLKRQGHTVNPKRIRRLMRLMGLEAIYPKPNLSKASKEHKIYPYLLRGVSIEQVDQVWSTDITYIRLNSGFIYLVAVIDWFSRYVLSYEFSTTLDKDFCIKALQGALKIAKPKIFNTDQGSQFTSDAFTGVLKKADVKISMDGRGRALDNIFVERLWRTVKYERVYLHNYETVREAIQNIGEYFGFYNNERLHQSLDYQTPAEIYFKTFPG, encoded by the exons CTATCTAGTGAATATGGAGTTCATTCAAATCAAATAAATCAATGGCGAAAGCGTCTATTAGAAGAATTGCCCGATATATTTTCAAAAAAGCGTCAAAAAAAAGAAAAAGACGCTGAAGAATTCCAGGCGGAGCTTTACCAGCAAATCGGCCAATTAAAGGTCGAATTGGACTGGCTAAAAAAAAAA CTAACCTTCTCAATTGATATAAAGCGTCAATACATTGAGCCGAATCATTCTTTGATACCGGTAATGCGCCAGTGTGATCTTTTGGGAATAAACAGATCAACCTATTACTATCAATCCTGCAAAGATGAGAGCTATAACCTGGCTCTCATGCGATTGATAGACGAAGAATATACCCGATATCCGTTCTACGGTGTTGAAAAAATGACGGCCGTATTAAAGCGACAAGGGCACACTGTTAATCCTAAACGAATAAGACGTTTGATGCGGCTTATGGGACTTGAAGCTATATATCCAAAACCAAATTTGAGCAAAGCATCAAAAGAGCATAAAATTTATCCATACTTGCTGCGAGGCGTTTCCATTGAGCAAGTTGACCAGGTGTGGTCAACGGATATTACCTATATCCGTTTGAATTCAGGTTTTATCTATCTTGTAGCAGTGATAGACTGGTTTAGTCGGTATGTCCTGAGCTACGAATTTTCAACCACATTGGATAAGGATTTTTGTATAAAAGCCTTACAGGGTGCCTTAAAAATTGCAAAACCTAAGATTTTTAACACGGATCAAGGCAGTCAGTTTACCAGTGATGCCTTTACCGGCGTTTTAAAAAAAGCCGATGTGAAGATCAGCATGGACGGCCGGGGCCGTGCTCTGGATAACATTTTCGTAGAGCGCCTTTGGCGTACCGTGAAATATGAACGTGTTTATCTTCACAATTATGAGACCGTCAGGGAGGCTATTCAAAACATTGGAGAATATTTTGGCTTTTACAATAATGAACGACTCCATCAATCTTTGGATTACCAGACCCCGGCAGAGATATATTTTAAAACTTTTCCAGGGTAA
- the tsaB gene encoding tRNA (adenosine(37)-N6)-threonylcarbamoyltransferase complex dimerization subunit type 1 TsaB — MKILAADTATMSCSVALIDNGNLLCEQTLISGQTHSRHLMEMIKKGLDLAGLKMNDIDGFAVTKGPGTFTGLRIGISSIKGLAAASGKPVAGISSLAALAAQSSFSGHVCTMIDARRGEVYSARYSVSASGFNCSIVKQESAETVMTPEQTVSDIDGHALFIGNGAFLYQQKIKGILGHLAIFPSFLQNTIQASTIARLGMEQLQKKYSTEPHPLVPSYIRASDAEKMRSNR, encoded by the coding sequence ATGAAGATACTTGCAGCAGATACTGCGACAATGAGTTGCAGCGTTGCCTTAATAGATAACGGGAATCTTCTATGTGAGCAAACCCTTATCAGCGGCCAGACCCACTCCAGGCATTTGATGGAGATGATTAAAAAGGGGCTTGACCTGGCCGGCCTCAAAATGAACGATATAGACGGATTCGCAGTTACCAAAGGCCCGGGAACATTTACCGGACTCCGCATAGGCATAAGTTCAATCAAAGGGCTTGCGGCAGCGTCAGGCAAACCGGTTGCCGGTATATCAAGCCTGGCTGCCTTAGCTGCGCAATCCTCTTTTTCAGGGCATGTCTGCACCATGATTGATGCACGCAGAGGTGAGGTCTACAGCGCACGTTACTCTGTATCCGCATCAGGATTTAACTGTAGCATTGTAAAACAAGAGTCTGCTGAAACGGTTATGACTCCTGAACAAACAGTTTCCGATATAGATGGGCATGCTCTTTTTATCGGAAACGGAGCCTTCCTGTATCAACAAAAAATAAAAGGGATACTTGGGCACCTGGCAATTTTTCCCTCTTTCTTGCAAAATACCATTCAAGCATCGACGATTGCACGGCTCGGAATGGAGCAACTGCAAAAAAAATACTCTACAGAACCACACCCGCTGGTGCCAAGCTATATAAGAGCATCCGATGCGGAAAAAATGAGATCCAACCGGTAG
- the lon gene encoding endopeptidase La gives MAEADNDDLISLLEEEEKDIDLPNLLPLLAVRDVVVFPDMLLPLFVGRSISIRAVDEAVAKDGFILLVTQKKQHLKEGPQPDDLYTIGTIARILRILKLPDGRIKALIQGIAKAKIIKYVRKRSFYRVKSEVIFEKPVKNITIPIEALMRSVRKHSEKIIELKDEFSGDISSILESIESPGKLADLVASNLKLKIEESQSLLELVDPVKRLKKINKFLSRELELSSMQAKIQSDVRVEISKNQRDYFLREQVRAINKELGDSDDKSKEITEYKTKIKKAKMPSEAGKAAKKELKRLSLMHPDSAESSVIRTYLDWLVELPWSKSTKDNLDIKKAKEELNAAHHGLKKIKNRILENISVKKLNPQSKGQILCFAGPPGVGKTSLGQAISKAMGRKFIRISLGGIRDEAEIRGHRRTYIGALPGRILQGLKQCNTNNPVFMLDEIDKIGADFRGDPSSALLEALDPEQNSEFSDHYLNITFDLSKVMFILTANITDTIPSALFDRMEVINLTGYTEEEKQIIAEKFLIPRQITENGLTPKTLSISNGALLKIIQEYTMEAGLRNLEREIKKICRKIARKIAEGEKKLFQITQNNLHQYLGLHKYYPEMDKEESQVGLATGLAWTQVGGEVLYVESSLISGKGDLIITGQLGDVMQESARAAVSYTKANLQSLDIEKDFFENLDIHIHVPAGAIPKDGPSAGIVMAASLISSATGKPLNKDIAMTGEITLRGRVLPIGGLKEKALGALRAGINTIIIPEKNKKDIAELPANVKRKIKFISVKNMDEALSIVLEKEKNETKKTSNNK, from the coding sequence TTGTGGGGCGCAGCATATCGATACGGGCTGTTGATGAGGCTGTTGCAAAAGACGGTTTTATCCTTCTTGTAACACAAAAAAAACAACACCTGAAAGAAGGCCCACAGCCGGATGACCTGTACACTATAGGCACTATTGCCAGAATTCTGCGTATCCTTAAGCTTCCTGACGGCAGGATTAAAGCTCTGATCCAGGGAATCGCCAAAGCAAAAATAATCAAATATGTACGGAAAAGATCTTTTTATCGTGTTAAATCGGAAGTAATTTTTGAAAAGCCTGTCAAGAACATCACTATCCCTATAGAAGCGCTAATGCGTAGTGTGCGAAAGCATTCCGAAAAGATAATAGAATTAAAGGATGAATTCTCAGGCGATATCAGTTCTATCCTGGAGAGTATTGAATCTCCAGGCAAACTGGCCGATCTTGTTGCATCCAATTTAAAATTGAAAATTGAAGAATCTCAAAGTCTGCTTGAACTTGTCGATCCTGTTAAACGTCTTAAAAAAATCAACAAATTCCTTTCAAGAGAACTTGAACTCTCTTCCATGCAGGCTAAAATACAGTCTGATGTCAGAGTTGAGATATCCAAGAATCAGCGTGACTATTTTTTAAGAGAACAGGTTAGAGCAATCAACAAGGAGCTTGGTGATAGCGATGACAAATCAAAGGAAATAACCGAATATAAAACTAAAATCAAAAAGGCTAAAATGCCTTCCGAAGCCGGCAAGGCGGCTAAGAAAGAGTTAAAGCGTCTTTCTTTGATGCATCCTGATTCCGCAGAATCATCTGTTATTCGGACATATCTGGACTGGCTGGTCGAACTGCCCTGGAGCAAATCGACTAAAGACAATCTTGACATAAAAAAAGCTAAAGAAGAACTAAACGCAGCACATCATGGTCTGAAAAAAATCAAGAACCGTATTCTGGAAAATATTAGTGTCAAAAAACTTAACCCCCAGTCCAAAGGGCAGATTCTCTGTTTTGCCGGGCCTCCAGGTGTCGGCAAAACTTCTCTGGGTCAGGCTATTTCCAAGGCAATGGGACGCAAGTTCATAAGAATATCTCTTGGCGGTATACGGGATGAAGCGGAAATCAGAGGTCATAGACGCACATATATTGGGGCGCTGCCAGGCCGTATTTTACAAGGCTTAAAGCAGTGCAACACCAATAATCCTGTTTTCATGCTGGATGAAATCGACAAAATAGGGGCGGATTTTCGTGGTGATCCTTCCTCCGCATTGCTGGAAGCTCTCGATCCTGAACAGAATTCGGAATTTAGCGATCACTATCTGAACATTACCTTCGATCTTTCAAAAGTAATGTTTATCCTCACTGCAAATATAACCGATACAATCCCCTCAGCCCTTTTTGACAGGATGGAAGTAATTAATCTTACAGGATATACTGAAGAAGAAAAACAAATTATAGCAGAAAAGTTTTTAATCCCCCGTCAAATCACCGAGAACGGCCTTACACCGAAAACCCTCTCCATAAGCAACGGTGCTCTGCTCAAAATAATACAGGAATACACCATGGAGGCGGGCTTGAGAAACCTGGAACGTGAAATTAAAAAAATATGCCGCAAAATAGCGCGTAAAATAGCAGAGGGAGAAAAAAAACTTTTTCAGATTACACAGAACAACCTGCATCAGTATCTTGGATTGCATAAATATTATCCTGAAATGGACAAAGAAGAGAGCCAGGTAGGTCTGGCCACAGGGCTTGCCTGGACCCAGGTAGGCGGAGAGGTACTATATGTTGAATCCTCCCTGATATCAGGCAAGGGTGACCTGATAATAACCGGACAGCTTGGGGATGTTATGCAGGAATCCGCACGAGCCGCCGTTAGTTATACCAAGGCAAATCTGCAATCTTTGGACATTGAAAAAGATTTCTTCGAAAATCTTGATATACATATACATGTTCCAGCCGGCGCCATACCAAAAGACGGGCCTTCAGCAGGAATTGTTATGGCCGCTTCCCTGATTTCATCCGCAACCGGCAAACCTTTAAATAAAGATATAGCCATGACAGGGGAAATCACCTTAAGAGGCCGGGTTCTCCCGATAGGGGGTCTAAAGGAGAAGGCGCTGGGCGCTTTGAGGGCCGGAATCAATACCATTATAATTCCGGAAAAAAACAAAAAGGATATCGCAGAATTACCAGCAAATGTTAAACGAAAAATAAAATTCATTTCCGTAAAAAACATGGATGAGGCTCTCTCGATTGTTTTAGAGAAAGAAAAAAACGAAACAAAAAAAACAAGCAATAACAAATAA